One Hyalangium gracile genomic window carries:
- a CDS encoding Mpo1 family 2-hydroxy fatty acid dioxygenase: MLNARIVALFDDYASSHQHPTNRLTHKIAIPVIVLHIVAMLDWVKLVAIPVLPGGVLTLGMVAWALATLWYLRADVKLGLIVSAGMALCFPLGRLLPVWAVIAIAVFGWLIQLAGHAVWEKKSPSFFTNLVHALVGPMFFVAMLTGDYSMKSTPVDASSASRA, translated from the coding sequence ATGCTCAATGCCCGTATTGTCGCCCTGTTCGACGACTACGCCTCCTCGCACCAGCACCCCACCAACCGCCTCACCCACAAGATCGCCATCCCGGTCATCGTCCTGCACATCGTGGCGATGCTGGACTGGGTGAAGCTGGTGGCCATTCCCGTCCTGCCCGGCGGAGTGCTCACCCTGGGCATGGTGGCCTGGGCGCTCGCCACGCTGTGGTACCTGCGCGCGGACGTGAAGCTGGGCCTCATCGTCTCGGCCGGCATGGCCCTGTGCTTCCCCCTGGGCCGCCTGCTGCCCGTCTGGGCCGTCATCGCCATCGCCGTCTTCGGCTGGCTGATCCAGCTGGCCGGCCACGCCGTCTGGGAGAAGAAGTCTCCCTCCTTCTTCACCAACCTGGTCCACGCGCTCGTGGGGCCCATGTTCTTCGTCGCCATGCTCACCGGCGACTACTCCATGAAGTCCACGCCGGTGGACGCCTCCTCCGCGTCGCGCGCGTGA
- a CDS encoding carbohydrate-binding domain-containing protein, with protein sequence MEAFRHHRLHLLVAALAASAMGCYGEASLEVPSIGGRPDYDNPNPPPPPVDPSGTLSCQLSSVPASVTLATISEDFGEVVYPAMMRQDSGCVSCHSTTSGRLFKVSANATETFYAARAAGFLSTQSGSLLSRLVTTDESARMPRGQPSWSAQEIAAMASLTCQLAAVELRSPQTPPDEEFPPALLQPYSGPQVATYDNPFLSYVQLKGKVKQVFNDDWVRGGVDRFAQHVGLFGGVDYVQYFVEARVASPDFLLGLDALAADVCLQAARNKTGPFAGLDTSAPIIDTPPAATRQYEAETTTDLTASTGARTSTGWNLYTNGTLSSTQPYNFPVTGTYRLTARAYGSQCGPAAPSMDLRVDGTTVSTAAVTATAYTEYTHTLTVTAGTHTVSVAFTNDYSEANVCDRNLYVDWVKVNGPTEASTGTTRADAAKAKVDSLYRRMLFRPSSTQEKNDGYALVKDLASYEADLPKAWSGVCEGLMRAPDFLFTLPPSYEARTGVDRERLLLVKLAQDLVGRPPNATELSDYESGRKSWEQMVDQYLASQDFRSYYFHKMRIRTESEGTADTDEPARLWTYLATTGTPFQELLTGDYSVSASFSKVSRPAQHGNTGVLTMKGFIKNKPGLPHYNYAARVMTDFMGSIFEIPSEVFDMRGAATAASTVDPTSLCFSCHQTLTPLAHQRLRWDDDGNYRTTDEQGRALDDSDRGLVGSYAFKGQGLQAFASQAVKKEAFIRRTLNAQYMLFFGREMRHTQDERVMYKRLWDVAHDNDSNLKSVLKTIALSPEYTHR encoded by the coding sequence GTGGAAGCGTTCCGACACCATCGATTGCACCTGCTCGTGGCGGCGCTCGCCGCGAGCGCCATGGGTTGCTACGGCGAGGCCAGCCTGGAGGTTCCCTCCATTGGCGGGCGGCCGGATTACGACAACCCCAACCCGCCGCCGCCGCCCGTGGACCCCTCGGGCACGCTGTCCTGCCAGCTCTCGAGCGTGCCAGCCAGCGTGACGCTGGCGACCATCTCCGAGGACTTCGGTGAGGTGGTGTACCCGGCGATGATGCGCCAGGACTCGGGCTGCGTCTCGTGCCACAGCACCACCAGCGGCCGGCTCTTCAAGGTGAGCGCGAACGCCACGGAGACGTTCTACGCGGCGCGCGCCGCGGGCTTCCTCAGCACGCAGTCGGGCTCCCTGCTGTCGCGCCTGGTCACCACGGACGAGAGCGCGCGCATGCCGCGCGGGCAGCCCTCGTGGAGCGCGCAGGAGATCGCCGCGATGGCCAGCCTCACCTGCCAGCTGGCGGCGGTGGAGCTTCGCTCGCCGCAGACGCCTCCGGACGAGGAGTTCCCCCCGGCGCTGCTGCAGCCGTACTCGGGCCCGCAGGTGGCCACCTACGACAACCCCTTCCTCAGCTACGTGCAGCTGAAGGGCAAGGTGAAGCAGGTGTTCAACGACGACTGGGTCCGCGGCGGGGTGGACAGGTTCGCCCAGCACGTGGGCCTGTTCGGCGGCGTGGACTACGTGCAGTACTTCGTCGAGGCGCGCGTGGCGTCTCCGGACTTCCTGCTGGGCCTGGATGCTCTGGCGGCGGACGTCTGCCTGCAGGCGGCGCGCAACAAGACGGGCCCCTTCGCGGGCCTGGACACCTCGGCGCCCATCATCGACACGCCTCCGGCGGCCACCCGGCAGTACGAGGCGGAGACGACCACGGACCTGACGGCCAGCACCGGGGCGCGCACCTCCACGGGGTGGAACCTCTACACCAACGGCACCCTCTCCTCGACGCAGCCCTACAACTTCCCCGTCACCGGCACCTACCGGCTGACGGCGCGCGCCTACGGCAGCCAGTGCGGCCCGGCCGCGCCCTCCATGGATCTGCGCGTGGACGGCACCACCGTCTCCACGGCCGCCGTCACGGCCACCGCCTACACGGAGTACACGCACACCCTCACGGTGACGGCGGGCACGCACACCGTCTCGGTGGCCTTCACCAACGACTACAGCGAGGCCAACGTCTGCGACCGCAACCTGTACGTGGACTGGGTGAAGGTGAACGGCCCCACGGAGGCCTCCACGGGCACCACGCGCGCGGACGCGGCCAAGGCGAAGGTGGACTCGCTCTACCGCCGGATGCTGTTCCGCCCGTCCAGCACGCAGGAGAAGAACGACGGCTACGCGCTGGTGAAGGACCTGGCCAGCTACGAGGCGGACCTGCCCAAGGCGTGGAGCGGGGTGTGCGAGGGGCTGATGCGCGCGCCGGACTTCCTCTTCACCCTGCCGCCCTCCTACGAGGCTCGCACGGGCGTGGACCGCGAGCGGCTGCTGCTGGTGAAGCTGGCGCAGGACCTGGTGGGCCGGCCGCCCAACGCCACGGAGCTGTCGGACTACGAGAGCGGCCGCAAGAGCTGGGAGCAGATGGTGGACCAGTACCTGGCCTCCCAGGACTTCCGCTCGTACTACTTCCACAAGATGCGCATCCGCACCGAGAGCGAGGGCACGGCGGACACGGACGAGCCCGCGCGGCTGTGGACGTACCTGGCCACCACGGGCACGCCCTTCCAGGAACTGCTCACGGGGGACTACTCGGTGTCGGCGAGCTTCTCCAAGGTGTCGCGCCCGGCCCAGCACGGCAACACGGGCGTGCTGACCATGAAGGGCTTCATCAAGAACAAGCCCGGCCTGCCGCACTACAACTACGCGGCGCGCGTCATGACGGACTTCATGGGCTCCATCTTCGAGATTCCCTCGGAGGTGTTCGACATGCGCGGGGCGGCGACGGCGGCCTCCACGGTGGACCCCACCAGCCTCTGCTTCTCGTGCCACCAGACGCTCACGCCGCTGGCGCACCAGCGGCTGCGCTGGGACGACGACGGCAACTACCGCACCACGGACGAGCAGGGCCGAGCGCTGGACGACAGCGATCGCGGGCTGGTGGGCAGCTACGCCTTCAAGGGCCAGGGCCTGCAGGCCTTCGCGTCGCAGGCGGTGAAGAAGGAGGCCTTCATCCGCCGCACGCTCAACGCGCAGTACATGCTCTTCTTCGGACGGGAGATGCGGCACACCCAGGACGAGCGCGTGATGTACAAGCGCCTGTGGGACGTGGCGCACGACAACGACAGCAACCTGAAGTCGGTGTTGAAGACGATCGCCCTCTCACCCGAGTACACCCACCGCTGA
- a CDS encoding GntR family transcriptional regulator — MEHKGLVSRVAEQLERTIALGQWPKGRLPSERQMAQRYGVSRTTIRGALQGLAARGLIRQHPGRQSRTVPLGEALSLESLKLLLPEGRQDMDRRPLLEGYFALKREVTVELLAACCEHASQPAVEQLLNASFALRDEARWQEKRSRWVEREFDLLRLAAQGADRPGHLLLLMSLEKAFRGLADALLPALHSEAFQQWAQCVFNALADRDAQALRQQLPALLKAADEPLLDRLAPVRDTHTAPKPPPPAGEVPVSGENASNWYACHTSSQQVRPAGAGPVQAEVSASACATSSRNAPSAPPAPLSAGEWQGDSCGPCPTAGPPAPRSSRTDPGRPCYPPTLMLAWPHPSSSEFPDVDVADPPAPRPQASASVEAEAEMLVGAVASC; from the coding sequence ATGGAACACAAGGGGCTGGTGTCGAGAGTGGCGGAGCAGTTGGAGCGAACGATTGCCCTGGGGCAGTGGCCCAAAGGCAGGCTGCCTTCAGAGCGGCAGATGGCCCAGCGCTATGGGGTGTCGCGCACCACCATCCGAGGAGCCCTCCAGGGGCTGGCCGCCAGAGGACTCATCCGTCAACACCCCGGGAGACAGAGCCGCACGGTGCCCCTCGGTGAAGCGCTGTCGCTGGAGAGCCTGAAGCTGCTGCTGCCCGAGGGCCGCCAAGACATGGACCGCCGGCCGCTGCTCGAGGGGTACTTCGCCCTCAAGCGGGAGGTGACGGTGGAGCTACTGGCCGCCTGCTGCGAGCACGCCAGCCAGCCCGCTGTGGAGCAGCTGCTCAATGCCAGCTTCGCGTTGAGAGATGAGGCCCGCTGGCAGGAGAAGCGCAGCCGGTGGGTGGAGCGAGAGTTCGACTTGCTGCGGCTGGCGGCCCAAGGCGCGGACCGTCCCGGCCACCTGCTGCTCCTGATGTCGTTGGAGAAGGCCTTCCGAGGGCTGGCAGACGCGCTACTCCCCGCGCTGCACTCCGAGGCCTTCCAGCAGTGGGCCCAGTGCGTGTTCAACGCCTTGGCCGACCGTGACGCTCAGGCCCTTCGCCAACAGCTGCCGGCGCTGCTGAAGGCCGCTGACGAGCCGTTGCTCGACCGGCTGGCCCCGGTGCGCGACACACATACCGCGCCCAAGCCCCCACCGCCTGCCGGGGAGGTGCCCGTGTCGGGCGAGAACGCCAGCAACTGGTATGCTTGTCATACCAGTTCGCAACAAGTCCGGCCGGCAGGGGCGGGCCCGGTCCAGGCGGAGGTGAGCGCCAGCGCGTGTGCCACTTCGAGCCGGAACGCACCCTCGGCCCCACCCGCTCCGCTCTCCGCTGGCGAGTGGCAGGGAGATTCTTGCGGCCCCTGCCCCACGGCGGGCCCACCCGCCCCGCGCTCCTCCAGAACGGATCCTGGCAGGCCCTGTTATCCGCCCACCCTGATGCTGGCCTGGCCGCATCCTTCCTCCTCGGAGTTCCCGGACGTGGACGTCGCAGACCCACCTGCCCCGAGGCCACAAGCTTCTGCCTCCGTGGAAGCGGAGGCGGAGATGCTGGTGGGAGCGGTGGCTTCCTGCTGA
- a CDS encoding 50S ribosomal protein L11 methyltransferase produces the protein MSQTYLSLTVELPEDQSEAVQDVLHESGAMGLEVRDREAPPMPGVRGPNPGEAIVIAYFEDTDTAEAARAQVAEDFPGARVLLEEKPQQDWSNEWKALIKSVQVGGLWVGPPWEADAAPKDKVRIVIEPKMAFGTGDHPTTSLCLAAIDAYMASHPGASVLDVGTGTGVLAIAARKLGAGRVVGTDNDPMSVELAHENASVNGTPELELSGKELTQVQGTFDLVVANILANTLIALAPLIAPKVKERLVLAGVLAHQKAEVEAAYRAQGLIPEAGAAQGEWVRLDFHR, from the coding sequence ATGTCCCAGACCTATCTGTCGCTCACCGTGGAGTTGCCGGAGGATCAGTCGGAGGCCGTACAGGACGTGCTCCACGAGTCGGGTGCCATGGGCCTCGAGGTGCGAGACCGGGAGGCTCCGCCCATGCCGGGCGTGCGAGGCCCCAACCCGGGCGAGGCCATCGTCATCGCCTACTTCGAGGACACGGACACCGCCGAGGCCGCTCGGGCCCAGGTGGCGGAGGACTTCCCGGGCGCCCGCGTGCTGCTGGAGGAGAAGCCCCAGCAGGACTGGAGCAACGAGTGGAAGGCGCTCATCAAGTCCGTGCAGGTGGGCGGGCTGTGGGTGGGGCCACCGTGGGAGGCGGACGCCGCGCCCAAGGACAAGGTGCGCATCGTCATCGAGCCGAAGATGGCGTTCGGCACGGGGGACCACCCCACGACGTCCCTGTGCCTGGCCGCCATCGACGCGTACATGGCCTCGCACCCCGGCGCGAGCGTGCTGGACGTGGGCACGGGGACGGGGGTGCTCGCCATCGCAGCGAGGAAGCTGGGCGCCGGCCGAGTGGTGGGCACCGACAACGACCCCATGTCCGTGGAGCTGGCCCACGAGAACGCCTCGGTGAACGGCACCCCGGAGCTGGAGCTGTCCGGCAAGGAGCTGACCCAGGTGCAGGGCACGTTCGACCTGGTGGTGGCCAACATCCTGGCCAACACGCTCATCGCCCTGGCGCCGCTGATTGCCCCCAAGGTGAAGGAGCGGCTGGTGCTGGCCGGAGTGCTCGCGCACCAGAAGGCGGAGGTGGAGGCGGCCTATCGCGCCCAGGGGCTCATCCCCGAGGCGGGCGCGGCGCAGGGCGAGTGGGTGCGGCTCGATTTCCACCGCTGA
- a CDS encoding RDD family protein — translation MSKCLKCGAALPPVGECPACAAAAAADTLPGHTAVPSLLDKDIHIDRRKTPERTPAVTEPAVPSFADLARGPMTPPGMTPARPAAAPAPRTQTPPLGSQAQVAPQPPAQRLPVPPPMPAAQAMPPPQRLPVPSPAPQAAAAPPPVPRPGVQASAPPAQPVSDDPDSTAPGHPPFAPPPASESRSAMASPAQRAELPTPSEPSHAPPLAAEPGTGSRQHPAPVSVVTFSPPSRLPVPPAPGALSGDEQLTPRLPHPTVAPEAQPRARTSGVAKADSGVQELHARPASLWRRLLSFTIDTAALVGVAFLYITLASSIAGVKAPSSQGLTELDSVAAWLHALKSVLLPGIILLLVLATVYCAVAAFLWNGRTLGRLLLGLRLVDTHGVAPAPTRAIIRALLSVLSFGLFLGGFWMALFDRRGQTLHDKLTSTFVIQPS, via the coding sequence TTGTCCAAGTGCCTGAAATGCGGAGCCGCCCTGCCGCCCGTGGGCGAGTGCCCCGCTTGCGCCGCCGCTGCCGCCGCCGACACGCTGCCGGGCCATACCGCCGTGCCCAGCCTGCTCGACAAGGACATCCACATCGACAGGCGGAAGACTCCGGAGCGCACCCCGGCCGTCACCGAGCCCGCCGTCCCCAGCTTCGCGGACCTGGCGCGCGGCCCGATGACGCCCCCGGGGATGACACCCGCCCGTCCCGCCGCGGCTCCGGCGCCTCGCACCCAGACGCCGCCGCTCGGCTCCCAGGCCCAGGTGGCGCCGCAGCCTCCCGCCCAGCGGCTCCCGGTGCCACCGCCGATGCCGGCGGCCCAGGCCATGCCTCCGCCGCAGCGGCTCCCCGTGCCTTCCCCGGCGCCTCAGGCCGCCGCGGCCCCGCCACCCGTGCCGCGCCCCGGAGTCCAGGCCTCGGCGCCCCCGGCGCAGCCGGTGTCCGATGATCCGGATTCGACCGCTCCCGGGCATCCGCCCTTCGCGCCCCCGCCGGCCTCGGAGTCCCGCTCGGCCATGGCGAGCCCGGCGCAGCGGGCGGAGCTGCCCACGCCCTCCGAGCCCTCGCACGCTCCACCCCTGGCGGCCGAGCCCGGCACGGGCTCCCGTCAGCACCCCGCTCCCGTCTCGGTGGTGACGTTCTCGCCGCCCTCGCGGCTGCCCGTGCCTCCCGCTCCGGGAGCGCTCTCCGGAGACGAGCAGCTGACGCCGCGCCTTCCCCACCCCACCGTCGCTCCGGAGGCGCAGCCGCGCGCCCGGACCAGCGGCGTGGCCAAGGCCGACTCGGGAGTGCAGGAGCTCCACGCGCGCCCGGCCTCGCTCTGGCGCCGGCTGCTCTCCTTCACCATCGACACGGCCGCCCTGGTGGGCGTGGCCTTCCTCTACATCACCCTGGCCTCGTCCATCGCGGGGGTGAAGGCCCCGTCCTCCCAGGGGCTCACCGAGCTGGACTCGGTGGCCGCGTGGCTGCACGCGCTGAAGTCGGTGCTGCTGCCCGGTATCATCCTGTTGCTGGTGCTGGCGACGGTGTATTGCGCCGTGGCGGCCTTTCTGTGGAACGGACGGACGCTCGGCCGGCTCCTGCTGGGGCTGCGGCTCGTGGACACCCACGGCGTGGCTCCCGCGCCTACACGCGCCATCATCCGGGCGCTGCTCTCCGTCCTCTCCTTCGGGCTGTTCCTGGGGGGGTTCTGGATGGCGCTGTTCGACAGGCGCGGCCAGACGCTTCATGACAAGCTGACGTCCACCTTCGTCATTCAACCGAGCTGA
- a CDS encoding GlsB/YeaQ/YmgE family stress response membrane protein, with product MGIIAFIIIGLIAGLIARAILPGRQSMGLLATTLMGMVGSLVGGLIGSLFARDGRLFDLHPTGILMSVVGSIVVLLLVGAAGRRRIHA from the coding sequence ATGGGTATCATTGCGTTCATCATCATTGGTCTCATCGCGGGTCTCATTGCTCGCGCCATCCTGCCGGGTCGTCAGAGCATGGGGCTGCTGGCCACCACCCTGATGGGCATGGTCGGCTCGCTCGTCGGCGGCCTCATCGGCTCGCTCTTCGCTCGGGATGGCCGCCTCTTCGATCTGCACCCGACCGGGATCCTGATGTCCGTGGTGGGCTCCATCGTCGTGCTCCTGTTGGTGGGAGCCGCGGGTCGACGCCGCATCCATGCCTGA
- a CDS encoding AraC family transcriptional regulator yields the protein MISQSGGQSSQAVRTQLVGPFLAWLRAHGQEPRALVQDFQLPADAESVPEISLPLSTLRAFLEATEQRSGDAFIGLHVAQAFKRGTYGLVEYIARAAPTLRDTFRRLARYMALLNDRMVASFEEDAAAGTFTYGVPGEPLSYGRHANEFGLALFVHVGRQLAGQPWSPLAVTFAHPAPRDFSPLTAHFGVVPSFGGGMNVLTLAATTLDLPVVSADPVLLSVLERAAGTPPPREAAPPDFVQRVHEAIRATLRDGAPKMETVARQLHVSARTLQRRLAEHHTTFQDAADAVRSELARQYLKDPHLGVSEVAFRLGYSDLSTFDRAFKRWTGMTPREFRG from the coding sequence ATGATTTCCCAGAGCGGTGGACAGTCCTCCCAGGCCGTGCGGACCCAGCTCGTGGGCCCGTTCCTCGCCTGGCTGCGCGCGCATGGCCAGGAGCCGCGGGCGCTCGTCCAGGACTTCCAGCTGCCCGCCGACGCGGAGTCCGTCCCGGAGATCAGCCTCCCGCTGTCCACCCTGCGAGCCTTCCTGGAGGCCACGGAGCAGCGCTCGGGGGACGCGTTCATCGGCCTCCATGTCGCCCAGGCCTTCAAGCGCGGCACCTACGGCCTCGTCGAGTACATCGCCCGGGCGGCGCCCACCCTCCGGGACACCTTCCGCCGGCTCGCCCGGTACATGGCGCTCCTCAATGACCGGATGGTCGCCTCCTTCGAGGAGGACGCCGCCGCCGGCACCTTCACCTATGGCGTCCCGGGCGAGCCCCTCTCCTACGGCCGCCATGCCAACGAGTTCGGCCTGGCCCTCTTCGTCCACGTGGGCCGCCAGCTCGCCGGGCAGCCGTGGAGCCCGCTCGCCGTCACCTTCGCCCACCCGGCGCCGCGGGACTTCTCGCCCCTCACCGCCCACTTTGGCGTCGTGCCCTCCTTCGGGGGGGGGATGAACGTCCTCACGCTGGCCGCCACCACGCTGGACCTGCCCGTCGTCTCCGCGGACCCTGTCCTGCTCTCCGTCCTCGAGCGCGCCGCCGGTACCCCACCGCCCCGGGAGGCCGCTCCGCCCGACTTCGTCCAGCGGGTGCACGAGGCCATCCGGGCCACGCTGCGCGACGGCGCGCCCAAGATGGAGACCGTCGCCAGGCAGCTCCACGTCAGCGCGCGCACCCTCCAGCGCCGCCTCGCCGAGCACCACACCACCTTCCAGGATGCCGCTGACGCGGTGCGTAGCGAGCTGGCCCGCCAGTACCTCAAGGATCCGCACCTGGGGGTCAGCGAGGTGGCCTTCCGCCTGGGCTACTCGGACCTGAGCACCTTCGACCGGGCCTTCAAGCGGTGGACGGGGATGACTCCGCGCGAGTTCCGCGGCTGA
- a CDS encoding 16S rRNA (uracil(1498)-N(3))-methyltransferase, which translates to MVRLFAPVPETPPAELVLTGDRRHYLLHVLRLGEGATLEVFDGTGRAFDARVTRVDAQEVHLSLGPTRSAPPRRAVSVVQGLPKGDKLEWVLQKGTELGAAAFYPVATARSVVKLEPRRAEERTARWTKIVEEAARQCRRNDVPRVHTPQPLLEAARALTPGTALLVLDEEETAVPLGEAFRACAPGAPVALVVGPEGGLAREEVAALVALGARGVSLGARILRTETAALAALAVMAHLDGELG; encoded by the coding sequence GTGGTCCGCCTCTTCGCCCCCGTCCCGGAGACACCTCCCGCCGAGCTGGTGCTCACCGGCGATCGCCGCCACTACCTGCTCCATGTCCTGCGGCTCGGCGAGGGCGCCACGCTGGAGGTGTTCGACGGCACGGGCCGCGCCTTCGATGCGCGCGTCACCCGCGTGGACGCTCAGGAGGTCCACCTCTCGCTCGGGCCGACCCGGAGCGCGCCGCCCCGCCGCGCGGTGAGCGTGGTGCAGGGGCTGCCCAAGGGCGACAAGCTCGAATGGGTCCTCCAGAAGGGCACCGAGCTCGGCGCCGCCGCCTTCTACCCCGTGGCCACCGCCCGCAGCGTGGTGAAGCTGGAGCCCAGGCGCGCCGAGGAGCGCACCGCTCGGTGGACGAAGATCGTCGAGGAGGCGGCGCGCCAGTGCCGGCGCAACGACGTGCCCCGGGTGCACACGCCCCAGCCGCTGCTGGAGGCCGCGCGAGCGCTCACGCCCGGCACGGCGCTGCTGGTGCTGGACGAGGAGGAGACGGCAGTGCCGCTCGGCGAGGCCTTCCGCGCCTGCGCGCCCGGAGCTCCGGTGGCGCTGGTGGTCGGCCCGGAGGGAGGGCTCGCGCGGGAGGAGGTGGCCGCGCTCGTGGCGCTGGGAGCTCGAGGCGTCAGCCTGGGCGCGCGCATCCTCCGCACGGAGACGGCGGCGCTGGCCGCACTCGCGGTAATGGCCCACCTGGATGGGGAACTCGGGTAG
- a CDS encoding asparaginase — MNQVEALRAMAPLTIESTRSGLVESVHRVSVAVVDATGRLVASSGDPGLVTFWRSAAKPFQALPLVLDGAADRWGFGPQELALACASHSSEPVHRERVEAMLRACGCQEEQLACGPHPPISAAVAEEAARGGVKLTPKWSNCSGKHTGMLALARHHGWPTEGYARAGHPVQERLLQEVSRWTGLPRDEVLLGVDGCTAVCFALPLGAMARAYALLGCSPEAAPKRLREAMWAHPELVAGTGRLCTELMTACRGSVLAKVGAEGVYSAALPGLGMGVTLKVEDGDGRCSPPALLAVLRQVVARLGPQVGLTLPLEQLSHHVEPVLRNTRGEAIGSLRATGALEFH, encoded by the coding sequence GTGAACCAGGTTGAAGCCCTGCGCGCCATGGCCCCGCTCACCATCGAATCCACCCGCTCCGGTCTCGTCGAGTCCGTCCACCGCGTCTCGGTGGCCGTGGTGGATGCGACGGGGCGGCTGGTGGCCTCCTCCGGGGATCCAGGCCTCGTCACCTTCTGGCGCTCGGCGGCCAAGCCCTTCCAGGCGCTGCCGCTGGTGCTGGACGGAGCGGCGGACCGCTGGGGCTTCGGCCCCCAGGAACTGGCCCTGGCATGCGCGTCCCACTCGAGCGAGCCCGTCCACCGCGAGCGGGTGGAGGCCATGCTGCGCGCCTGCGGATGCCAGGAGGAGCAACTCGCTTGCGGGCCACACCCCCCGATCAGCGCGGCCGTGGCGGAGGAGGCGGCGCGCGGCGGGGTGAAGCTGACGCCGAAGTGGAGCAATTGCTCGGGCAAGCACACGGGGATGCTTGCGCTGGCGCGGCACCACGGCTGGCCCACGGAGGGCTATGCGCGCGCGGGCCACCCCGTGCAGGAGCGCCTCCTCCAGGAAGTGAGCCGGTGGACGGGCCTGCCGCGAGACGAGGTGCTCCTGGGCGTGGACGGGTGCACGGCGGTGTGCTTCGCCCTGCCGCTCGGAGCCATGGCCCGGGCGTACGCGTTGCTGGGCTGCTCGCCAGAGGCCGCGCCGAAGCGGCTGCGCGAGGCCATGTGGGCGCACCCGGAGCTGGTGGCGGGCACCGGCCGGCTGTGCACGGAGCTGATGACGGCGTGCCGGGGCTCGGTGCTGGCCAAGGTGGGCGCTGAGGGCGTCTACAGCGCAGCCCTCCCCGGCCTGGGCATGGGCGTGACGCTCAAGGTGGAGGATGGCGACGGACGCTGCTCGCCCCCCGCGCTGCTGGCGGTGCTACGGCAGGTGGTCGCGCGCCTGGGGCCGCAGGTGGGGCTGACGCTGCCGCTGGAGCAGCTCTCGCACCATGTGGAGCCGGTGCTCCGCAACACCCGAGGCGAAGCCATTGGCTCCCTGCGCGCCACGGGCGCGCTGGAGTTCCACTGA